Part of the Ursus arctos isolate Adak ecotype North America unplaced genomic scaffold, UrsArc2.0 scaffold_4, whole genome shotgun sequence genome, GTTTTTAACCTAGTTTCCTTTAGGAGTGCCAACTCTATGTAGGAGAATTTGGTGGTTTAAAATGACTAGATTCAGTCTTAAGATTTAGTAATACTTCATGTTTCTAAGAATCCTGATTTTCTTGTACTTTGAAAAGTCTGTAACTTGTAGAATTCATAGcaacagttttactttttattaaatgataaatttttttaattaaatgataaattttaatttatatttactatatttatttataaatagaaataaatatacatatattcttatgaagattattttgtgtggtactcttttctatttttaatgtttacatcCTTGTTAGTATAGTGCTATATTGAATCTTGAAATcaacattttagtttttaaacagtaaataacttgcatttctttttccctcttctcaaGTGGAATACtagagcaaagagagagaaactgacagAGTTAATGTTTGAACACTACAACATCCCTGCATTCTTCCTTTGCAAAACTGCAGTTTTGACAGCGTATCCTTGAAAGAGTAATAACTCAGCTTTTCTTTCAAAGTAAATGTGGTGCCGTTAAAGAGAACGCCCCCAGCAGGAAGACATGAGCCAGTTCTTGCTTGTTcagaagtttgggttttttttctctcttccttttaagCTATCTGTTATTGGAATAAATATACCAATTAGTTATTAgagggaaataagaaagaaatgctCAAGTCCTGCTGTGAcaaggtttaaaaattttttgttttcagaggGGGAATGTGAACAGAGGGTAGGGTGTAAGCCAGCTGAATTAAACAAGTTCAAAGATTgccatttcctttctcctctcccattaCTATAGAAAAGTGGAAATTACCTATGAATTCACTTAAGACTTAatcaccaatattttaaaaaatcaccgaATATTTATTGTAGGCATGTTAAGGGACAGACAAGGAGATATTATGTCCTTATCTCAAAGAATTTGTAATGTAATATTCGTGTTAAAaggtaaataataaatttaaatagtactttaagggatgcctgggcggctcagtcggttaagcgtctgccttcagcttgggtctgatgggatcgagtcccaaggcaggctccttgctcatcagggagcctagcctgcttcttcctctgcctgccattctctctctctctctgacaaataaataaaatcttaaaaaaaaatgatacttcaAAATAACTGGTAAAAGTCATGAAGAAGTACatgattaatttgaaatttttgtatGATAATTGTGGAAGTTCATCAGAGGAAAATAGTAGCTTGACAAATCTTTATAAAGagaacatggggtgcctgggtggctcagtcagttaagtgtctgcctttggctcaggtcctgatctcagggtcctgggatcgagccctgagtcaggctccctctgcagcggggagtctgcttctccctctccatctgcctgctgctctgcctgcttgcgctctctctctgtcaaataaataaataaaaatcttaaaaatctttatgAAGAGAATAGAATTTATTTGTATGATATGGGGAAGGAGCCCTGTATTTAGTTTAAGTTGAAATGCTTACAAACTGTGTGATTTTGAATTAAGTACTTAAACCCTAGCTTtactttttactcatttatgCCTTATACTTCCCTAGATTGctataatattcaaataaattttacgTATATATTTATACGTAAATCACTGTGGTAACTGTAATCTAACATTGTCTGTAGTGCTGTGTTTTGGAGATGACTTTAGCAAAAGCGTGGAGGTAGAAAGTGTAAGTGTTCTTTCCAGTGACTTAGTTTATAGTTCAAGATTTCTGTTAGACTTCAGAAGGAGTTGTGGAAATAGTTTTAGGTCAAACTGTAGAGACCTTGCaggttagatttttaaaatttgaactttAGACCCTAGTATGCCAtcgcaggtttttgtgtagaggATGGAGAATGCTAGCTAGCACTGTGTGCGTTCTCATTTAATACTCCTATAACCCTCTCAGGAACGTGGTCAAAGTAAGTAAAGTGGTTCAAGTCCACAGTTTGCAAGTGGCTTTACTGAATTTGAACATAGGTCTATTTGGCTACTTCCTTAACAAGGAGTGTGTAAGCAGAATGGGgcattgttctatttttaaccttttagtATGGAAAATTTCTAACACAAAAGACGATACAATGTTGTATTGAACTTCCATGTGCCTATCACATAGTTCAACAATTTTCAACACATAGCTAACTTGTAGTAGTTATAACGCTACCCACTGCCTCTCCCACTATGATTTTGAAGTATATCCCAGACATGATACAATTTTATCCCTAGAAACTTTAGCGTGTATCTCTAAAAGATTTTACCATGTgtctaaagacaaaagaaagaagtaatcacaacttttttttttaaacagtgtagTATATTTGAGACTCATGACcgcagatcatgacctgagcaagaaccaagagtcagacgctcactgagccacccaggcaccccaactgaGAATtgttttagcatttatttattcacttaaaaatgaccaaaaaagacCCATTAaggttaacataaataacattttttttttaagattttatttgacagagagagacagcgagagagggaacacaaacaaggggagtgtgagagggagaagcaggcttcccgctgagcagggagcccaatgcagggctcgatcccaggaccctgggatcatgatctgagccaaaggcagacgcttaatggctgagccacccaggcgcccccataaataacattttaatgaaaaagatgtattttccgaaacaaaaatattagaagGGTAGCATTGTTTTATCTCACTTAATTCATAGCTGGGTTCTCATATCTGCCAACCCCAGGCTCTGTCCTCTTGACACCTCAAGCTAGTAAAAAGGATCTTCTGCTGTCCAAGGTGTGTACTGTTGGAGAATGCAGTAGCTAAAAATGTAGTAAAATCACAGAACTCCTAGGTGCTGCTCCAGTTTTGAAGAGTGAATTACTCTCTGTTCTCTCTCGTTTTTGTCGGGCCCCCTGACGTCCTGCCCCTGAAGAGTTCCGCAGTCAGTCAGAGATGTGGGTATATTGTATACTCCGATTTTGGGTGTGACCCCTTTTGTAGTTCTCTGGCTTCTAGGGTTTCTACCTTACCTGTCCAGCTTTTCTCCCAGCCCTGAACTCCTTTCTCTGTTCACTCAAGGTGGTAAAGTTGCGGTTTTCCACCACTGCTTTCCCAAGCTGTAGCCACGTAGCTGGGGAGCACTTTCAGGCAAGGAAGCTACAAACTTGAACTTCTTACCCCTTCCAGTTGCAGTTTTATGAGAATAAGTTTTGGCTGAATTTTGACTGCTTTTGAACACTTTCTAGTATCTTAAAATGGTCATTTAAGATAATTTGTCCAGATTTTGAATTGTTAGTTATAGGAAGGTCCATATTGCCTTTATGCCACTTTCTAGTCTGGTAATTACTGTGTCTGCGCTTTGTACTAATACAACATCAGATTAATGTTTATGTATATAGTTGACCAGAGGTAGAGTACCAGTACTAGCAAAGATAAATCGCCAGCCTATCTTTCTGGCCATTGATTCTCATTGATTTCTGATCATTCTTACCCATTGCTTGGTTTTCTGCCCTTTGCCCTTCGTCTCTCTTGACATGCTCTTTCTGGTTTAAATTATCCATTTCCTTGGCTTCAGATACCAGTTCTACACTAACAAATTCCAAATCTGTATCTGTTTTGTATCCCAGATCTTTGTTGTGAGCTCCAGGCCCACATCCAGCTGGCCTACTAGAACTTTTTGTATTAATTATCCATTGAAGCACTTTAAACTCATTATGTCCAAAACTGAATTAATCTTCTCTCCCCTCaaatttattccttttccttctttttatcttcttactCCCAGTTGCCCAGACTAGAAATCTCTTTAACCTTTCAAATTTAGTCATcaagacctatttttttttctcccagctaCCTCTCAAAtcctttgatttctctctctccactgccaCTGCTTTCGGTGCAAGCTCTTTCCTTGATTACTGCAACCCTTCCTCTTACCTTGCCCATTCTTCTCACTGTCCCCCTAATAATCTTTAATTGCCAGGCTGCTTTAAGCCAGAATCATCTTCCACATTCTTATAGGCTCTGCTATACTACTTTGCACTTCCCTGGCCTCACCGTCACTTCTTGCCACCTGCACTTCCCACGTGTTCCTGTATCTTCCCTGTGTTTTCCTCCCTAGCTTACGTTTGGATTTCCCCAGGGTTGGTTAGGTGGTCTCTCTGGTATACCCCCGGGGCCACTGTCAGCTGTTCTTTTCACAGCATTACTGATCTCTACTAAACAGGATATACTTCAGGGCAGAGTCCGTTTCAGGGCACCTTTTTGTGCCGTCTGTGCTTGGGAATGCCAGGGCCAGACTGACTGTCTTCCTTTATTCAGTACCATACTTGACACTAGGCACGTAATAGATGCTCAATAGATATTTGATGACCAAGTGAATGGCCCTACTCCTACATGTTGTTTTATGAGGTTCACGTGACGCAGGCCCTCTGCAGCACAGAGCTGTGGGAGATGGGATCTGCCAGTATTTGTTGGCTGTTGAATCCACCTGGAGTAGCTTTCCCATTGAGTTGTGGGAACTGCCAGTCAGCTCCCACACTgctgaaatgatttttctttaatcctGTGTGGGCAATGGTTTTAGTTCCTAGCTCAAATGCCACAGCCTCCTGCCGTTCTTACCGAGTTTCTATAGATTTTGTTAAATATAAGTCGTTTCATCTGTCTCCAGAGACTTTTGACTGATTGTGCTAATTTTGACCAGTTTAATAGATGTCTCTCTGGGATAAGGTTTCCCCAACTTGCTGTCACCATCATTTTGGAAGTCCTGCCTGTTGTCATTAGTCTTTAAGCTAGTTATTTGACACCAGTTTTCATCCCTGGGTTAACTTTAACACATTTTAAGCCAGAATCACATGTTTAAAGAATGTTAAATATACATATCTAAGAATGCCTTAATAAAACTTTCCCTTtgcaataaacattattttaggaGGCTTgatgctttcttttccttaatgCTTTAAACTAGATTTGCTAATGGTCGTTCTACTGGGCTTATTTTGGACAGTGGAGCCACTCATACCACTGCAATTCCAGTTCACGATGGCTATGTCCTTCAGCAAGGTAAATGGATTTAACGAGGGTACGCTGAGATGATGTTCGCTGTCATGAAGATATAGATAACAGAGCGGTGAATTGGACCATCACATATCAGCTTCCAAATAATGTCtctttgttaagagtttttttaaaaatccttataatgtatatttaaaactGATGCATGGCTTCATTCATGCTTAGAGGGATAACTCAGTTAATTCTACTtgaaaaaattattcatatatatatacacagaagaaTTTGTCTTAGAGCTTGGATTTAATGCTGTCTTAGCCTTGTTTAATCTGTTTTCATAGGCATTGTGAAATCCCCTCTTGCTGGAGACTTCATTACTATGCAATGCAGAGAACTCTTCCAAGAAATGAATATAGAACTGATTCCTCCATATATGATTGCATCAAAAGTAAGTGATGCTCGaattttctctttggaatttttctccaactccccacccccatgttgTGAACTCTGTTAACCTATCACATGCTTTTGGTACTCAGGAAGCTGTTCGTGAAGGATCTCCAGcgaactggaaaagaaaagagaagttgcCACAGGTTACAAGGTCTTGGCACAATTACATGTGTAATGTAAGTACCCTTATTCTctttatgaaacttttttttttaagattttatttatttatttgagagagagagacggatagtgacagagataacgagagagagcacaagcaagtggggaggagagggagaagcaggctcccactgagcagggacggagcctgacgtggggctcgatcccaggaccctgggataatgacctgagctggaggcagacacttaaccgagtgagccacccaggcaccccatctttatGAAACTATTATAGGCTCTAAGTTTTTTAATAGAATGTGAgcagtttatattttttttcaagattttatttgtttgagagagagagacagcatgagtggggggaggggcagagggagaggcagaaggagaagcagcctcccctgctgagtgcagggcccaattcggggctcactcccaggaccctgagatcatgacgtgagctgaagttggtcgcttaactgactgagccacccaggcaccctgcgcACTTTATAGTTTTAATGGTAttctagaaacaaaaataatagtttattttgaGAGGGAAGGGGTGCTTTTCATATTTGTCAAACAAATTATCACAACAAACTACTACGTTCATTTGGATTACAATGATAAGACCTGGAAGGAACTTTGGTTCTGGAGTAAAAACAAACATGCTATTCTGTACGTTTTTTGTCTAAGATAATGGTTTTAGTCTGTAGAGACCTGCTAGTATGGCTCagttatgttctctctctctcttttttttttttttttttttttaagatattatttatttgccaaagagagagagtacaagcagggggagcagcaggcagatggagaagcaggctccccattgagcgaggagcccgatgcaggacttgatcccaggatccatgagccgaaggcagatgcttaactgactgagccacccaggcatccctatcttctcttttttaacatCAGTcagccatatttaaaaaaaagtgtcattaTTCCTAGTAAGGAGCCAGTAAGATTCTCTTTACTATAAAAATCCATCTCTGAACATCTAACTTAAAGGAAGATAGGTTAGTAAAACCTCTTACACCACAGACGTATGTTCATTTCTAACAGTAAAAGGATATGAAAGTCATAATTTACTATGTCAGGGATGTATCCTCTCTGATACTTTCTTTGCATCTAAAGATAAAGATTTTTTGTGGGTGTTAAGTAGAAGGAAAAATTGTGAAGATGATTAACAGTTTTGCCTAGATATTAGATTTTTCCTTAGCAGCCCAGAGATTGTCTGTATTTCgtagcaaaattttaaattattttatactacgtgcagtcattaaaaattacataagatGCCATGTATGTGCGATGTATACATATTCAGATAATGACATCTGGCTTCTAAGTCTAggattatttttaaggaaaaaacagtGTTCTGAAACCAGTTTTGTTATGCAGGACAGGTACAGAGGTTCCCGATTGTTTTGATTTCATCATTGTTCTGTAATTATTGTTAACTTAAATGTGGTATAATATAGTTTCTAATGCAAATGTTTAGAATTGGGTTTCTTGATACTCTGAATACTTGCTGGATAGACTTATATCCTTGAAATGACTTTGCCATCCAGGAacatggtccagtttcattaagaaaagtattttaaatataatattacaaAAGTATAGATTGCAACAAATCTCCATGACCTtgtttcttaaaaactttttttttttttttttaaatccatagtGTGTTATCCAGGACTTTCAAGCTTCAGTACTTCAAGTATCGGATTCAACTTATGATGAACAGTATGTTTTCTTATCTACAAGATTTATAATAGCTCATTAAAACCTTCATACTAATCTTCTAAACACTGAATACgtcataaatgaagaaagaaattgatttgtttaaagaattgCAAAATATACTTAACTGGTCTAAGGGTAAAAAGTTATGGTAAGAAACACTGACTAACATTATAAAAGAAAGATATTCTCACTCTGTTTTCTTACAAGTTGATGATTTCTTAGTTTATCATTTTGAGcaggatttttgtcttttgttgaaTGTTGTTTGATCTGGTTTCAGAGTAGCTGCACAGATGCCAACTGTTCATTACGAATTCCCCAATGGGTACAACTGCGACTTCGGAGCAGAGCGGTTAAAGATTCCTGAAGGATTATTTGACCCTTCCAATGTAAAGGTCTGAAAGCTTGTCTCATAATTAGCTTGGCTTCTCCCATATATGTGAAGATCTTGTGTAATTATCAATCCTAAATAAGACTGACTAGATATTTTTGGGTGTGTTGAAGTTCTTCTGTTGactgctcatttttattttgttgtagggGTTATCAGGAAATACAATGCTGGGAGTCAGTCACGTGGTCACGACAAGTGTTGGAATGTGCGATATTGATATCAGACCAGTAAGTGTCAGCCTCCTGTTTATAGTATAAAGGTATTTTTTAGGGTAAGAAAGTGCCCCCAGATCAGTATTTTAAGTTGTCAACTTTGGCCATTGACTTTAAAGTCCATTTTAGAATATGTAAAATCATGAAGtactagaaaaggaaaaatgcaaaactCTAGAGCTATGGTGTCCAGTGTGGAAGCTACCAGCCACGTGTGACAATTTAAataagtagaaatttaaaatcccatttttcagttgcactagccacattGTAAGTGCAGCTAACGGCTACTATTTGACAGTGCAGATAGGAAACATTTCTGTCATCACTGAAAGTTCCTTGGACAGTGCTCTTCTAGAGATTTCCAAAAACGTGACAAACCAAAATATATAtcattgatgattttttttgtatagtttttctacttttattgtTCAGGAAGGTATGGGTTTAAA contains:
- the ACTL6A gene encoding actin-like protein 6A isoform X1, with translation MSGGVYGGDEVGALVFDIGSYTVRAGYAGEDCPKVDFPTAIGMVVERDDGSTLMEIDGDKGKQGGPTYYIDTNALRVPRENTEAISPLKNGMVEDWDSFQAILDHTYKMHVKSEASLHPVLMSEAPWNTRAKREKLTELMFEHYNIPAFFLCKTAVLTAFANGRSTGLILDSGATHTTAIPVHDGYVLQQGIVKSPLAGDFITMQCRELFQEMNIELIPPYMIASKEAVREGSPANWKRKEKLPQVTRSWHNYMCNCVIQDFQASVLQVSDSTYDEQVAAQMPTVHYEFPNGYNCDFGAERLKIPEGLFDPSNVKGLSGNTMLGVSHVVTTSVGMCDIDIRPGLYGSVIVAGGNTLIQSFTDRLNRELSQKTPPSMRLKLIANNTTVERRFSSWIGGSILASLGTFQQMWISKQEYEEGGKQCVERKCP
- the ACTL6A gene encoding actin-like protein 6A isoform X2 produces the protein MVVERDDGSTLMEIDGDKGKQGGPTYYIDTNALRVPRENTEAISPLKNGMVEDWDSFQAILDHTYKMHVKSEASLHPVLMSEAPWNTRAKREKLTELMFEHYNIPAFFLCKTAVLTAFANGRSTGLILDSGATHTTAIPVHDGYVLQQGIVKSPLAGDFITMQCRELFQEMNIELIPPYMIASKEAVREGSPANWKRKEKLPQVTRSWHNYMCNCVIQDFQASVLQVSDSTYDEQVAAQMPTVHYEFPNGYNCDFGAERLKIPEGLFDPSNVKGLSGNTMLGVSHVVTTSVGMCDIDIRPGLYGSVIVAGGNTLIQSFTDRLNRELSQKTPPSMRLKLIANNTTVERRFSSWIGGSILASLGTFQQMWISKQEYEEGGKQCVERKCP